From a single Bacillus gobiensis genomic region:
- a CDS encoding carboxymuconolactone decarboxylase family protein: MQTSENYKKGLEVLEQIDKDNYEAIVNSFKESVAPDLGTLAVEFNYGQIFSRPGLDLKSRLLATVAGLTALGNTEQLKFYINGALNVGWTQEEIIEVMMQMIIYSGFPNGLNTILTVASEVFAERNEKQAVK; this comes from the coding sequence ATGCAAACTAGTGAAAATTATAAAAAAGGGTTAGAAGTGTTAGAGCAAATTGATAAGGATAATTATGAAGCAATTGTAAACAGCTTCAAAGAATCGGTTGCTCCTGATCTAGGAACATTGGCAGTGGAGTTTAATTACGGCCAGATTTTTTCAAGACCAGGCCTTGATTTGAAATCCAGGCTGTTAGCTACAGTAGCAGGATTAACAGCGCTTGGAAATACAGAACAGTTAAAATTTTATATTAACGGAGCATTAAATGTAGGATGGACACAAGAAGAAATCATCGAAGTCATGATGCAGATGATTATTTACTCAGGATTTCCTAACGGCTTAAATACAATTTTAACAGTTGCCTCAGAAGTGTTTGCGGAAAGAAATGAAAAACAGGCAGTAAAATAA
- a CDS encoding SDR family NAD(P)-dependent oxidoreductase: MRLKEKVAIVTGGGQGIGAGIAEIFGKEGAKIVLADVNEETGRQKTDELKTAGVEAIFVKTDVSDENQVQDLIQTAIEEFGGIDILINNAAVTVRKSAVDTTFAEWQKVIGVNLTGAFLCSKYSIPEIEKRGGGAIVNIASWHAEKTITRLAAYAASKGGLTALTRQMALDCGPLNIRVNAVCPSTVDTPLLRQTFASLEDPEEGFRQTLEFQPFGRIGTVEDIANACLFMVSNEAAYVSGQTLMVDGAAINKIARPLMFD; encoded by the coding sequence ATGCGACTGAAAGAGAAAGTGGCAATCGTAACAGGTGGAGGCCAGGGCATTGGAGCTGGTATTGCTGAAATATTTGGTAAAGAAGGAGCCAAAATTGTACTTGCTGATGTTAATGAAGAAACAGGCCGCCAAAAAACTGATGAACTGAAAACGGCCGGAGTAGAAGCAATCTTTGTGAAAACAGATGTAAGTGACGAAAACCAGGTGCAGGATTTGATTCAAACGGCAATTGAAGAGTTTGGCGGGATTGATATATTAATTAATAACGCAGCTGTCACGGTGAGAAAGTCCGCGGTTGATACGACGTTTGCTGAGTGGCAGAAGGTAATTGGCGTGAATTTAACCGGAGCATTCCTATGTTCCAAATACTCAATTCCTGAAATAGAAAAGCGAGGCGGCGGCGCCATTGTCAATATTGCCTCGTGGCATGCAGAAAAAACGATTACCCGACTGGCTGCATATGCTGCATCAAAGGGTGGATTAACAGCATTAACGAGACAAATGGCTTTAGATTGCGGGCCATTAAACATTCGAGTTAATGCGGTTTGTCCGAGCACTGTCGATACTCCGCTATTGCGGCAAACCTTTGCAAGCCTTGAGGATCCAGAGGAAGGATTCCGGCAAACTCTTGAATTCCAGCCTTTTGGACGTATCGGTACCGTTGAAGACATTGCAAATGCCTGCTTATTTATGGTATCAAATGAAGCTGCCTATGTTAGCGGCCAAACATTAATGGTCGACGGGGCAGCAATTAATAAAATTGCCAGGCCATTAATGTTCGATTAG
- a CDS encoding DUF6688 family protein translates to MKYSNGCGYPIGRHIHSKWSADINYLFMKPF, encoded by the coding sequence GTGAAGTACTCAAATGGTTGCGGCTACCCTATAGGCAGGCACATTCATTCGAAGTGGTCGGCTGATATCAACTATCTTTTCATGAAGCCATTCTAA
- the metG gene encoding methionine--tRNA ligase yields the protein MFTFKEEKDMNIFIGGAWPYANGSLHLGHIASLLPGDILARYYRLKGENVLYASGSDCNGTPIAIRAKQEGVSPKAIIDQYHQEFSRCFAKLGFSYDCYTRTDTRHHHTIVQQIFLELLKKGFIYKKEIEQTFCESCNQFLPDRYVEGICPNCRQSSRGDQCDYCSAILDPIDLLEKTCKLCGSSPAIKVTEHFYFSLSAFQIELENFIADAKKHKKWRDNAIQLSERYISEGLQDRAVSRDLPIGVSVPVSGYEEKKVYVWIEAVAGYYSASKQWARENNRDDSLFWNEQTKTYYVHGKDNIPFHTIIWPAILLGIGNKALPQHVVSNEYLTVEKKKLSTSKNWAVWVPDLVERYHPDSIRYFLVSNAPENRDTDFSWREFIYSHNSELLGAYGNFVNRSLKFIEKYYDGFIPEGHVNPSVQTKVRTLYEQIGRLIEEAHFKLALENIFEFIRYSNKYFDEEQPWKQIKENKNTCDHTIITCLYIVTNSAQLLNPFLPFSSRQVKEMLGINEFVWKEIAPAEKLSYVKPLFERIDVKRIDDELERLKTEAF from the coding sequence ATTTTTACATTCAAGGAGGAAAAGGATATGAATATTTTTATTGGGGGAGCTTGGCCGTATGCAAACGGTTCTTTGCATCTGGGACACATCGCCAGTTTATTGCCGGGAGATATTCTCGCACGTTATTATCGCTTAAAAGGGGAGAACGTCTTGTACGCTTCCGGGAGTGATTGTAACGGAACTCCCATAGCGATTCGGGCAAAACAAGAAGGAGTCAGTCCAAAAGCGATTATTGACCAATATCATCAAGAGTTCAGCCGATGTTTTGCAAAATTGGGTTTTTCTTATGACTGTTATACAAGAACAGACACGAGGCATCATCACACAATCGTCCAGCAGATTTTTTTGGAATTGCTTAAAAAAGGCTTCATTTATAAAAAAGAGATTGAACAAACCTTTTGTGAATCGTGCAATCAATTTTTGCCTGACAGATATGTGGAAGGGATTTGTCCTAATTGCAGGCAGTCTTCCCGAGGAGATCAGTGCGATTATTGTTCGGCCATTTTAGATCCGATCGATTTATTAGAAAAAACGTGCAAGCTATGCGGCAGTTCTCCTGCAATTAAAGTCACCGAACATTTTTATTTTTCATTGAGTGCTTTCCAGATAGAGCTTGAAAACTTTATCGCAGATGCAAAAAAACATAAAAAATGGCGTGATAATGCCATTCAGCTTTCTGAAAGGTATATAAGCGAGGGATTGCAAGACCGTGCTGTCTCACGGGATTTACCTATTGGGGTCAGCGTTCCCGTTTCTGGATACGAAGAAAAAAAAGTGTATGTATGGATAGAGGCTGTGGCTGGCTATTACTCTGCTAGCAAGCAATGGGCGAGAGAAAACAACAGGGATGATTCGCTCTTTTGGAATGAACAGACAAAAACATACTATGTACACGGAAAAGATAATATCCCTTTCCATACAATCATCTGGCCGGCCATTTTATTAGGAATTGGGAATAAAGCCCTACCTCAGCATGTTGTTTCCAATGAATACTTGACGGTCGAAAAAAAGAAGTTATCAACGAGTAAGAATTGGGCGGTCTGGGTGCCGGATCTTGTTGAACGATACCATCCAGACTCTATCCGGTATTTTCTCGTAAGTAACGCTCCTGAAAATCGGGATACAGATTTTTCTTGGCGGGAATTTATCTATAGCCATAACAGTGAACTGTTAGGAGCTTACGGAAATTTTGTCAACCGATCCTTAAAGTTTATTGAGAAATATTATGATGGATTCATTCCTGAAGGACATGTTAACCCATCTGTTCAAACAAAGGTTCGAACTCTTTATGAACAAATCGGCCGTCTTATCGAAGAAGCTCATTTCAAACTCGCTTTAGAAAACATATTTGAATTCATCCGATATTCCAATAAATATTTTGATGAAGAACAACCTTGGAAGCAAATCAAAGAAAATAAAAATACCTGTGATCATACGATAATAACCTGTCTTTACATTGTTACGAATTCTGCCCAGCTATTGAATCCTTTTCTGCCTTTTTCAAGCAGACAGGTAAAGGAAATGCTCGGAATTAACGAGTTTGTTTGGAAAGAGATCGCTCCTGCGGAAAAGCTTTCTTACGTAAAACCGCTTTTTGAAAGAATTGATGTTAAACGCATCGATGATGAGCTTGAACGGTTAAAAACCGAAGCTTTCTAG
- a CDS encoding DinB family protein: MNKRQKVLFEQLYTYRDELLQLVEDVSDEAANMIPHGWNNNIRWNLGHIYLDQYLWIHTLTKEEVPVSMCFNGWFGFGTSPKQFTHETPTFQELIKLLTQQPDEIKGRYKDRLEEQFPPTEMGMHTIEQVLTRTIFHEGLHTGAILAIKKGLKLQH; the protein is encoded by the coding sequence ATGAACAAAAGACAAAAAGTTCTTTTTGAACAGCTTTATACATACAGAGATGAATTGCTTCAATTGGTTGAAGATGTGTCTGATGAGGCTGCGAACATGATCCCACATGGATGGAACAACAATATCCGCTGGAATTTAGGGCACATTTATCTTGACCAGTATTTATGGATTCACACGTTAACAAAGGAGGAAGTGCCTGTTTCAATGTGCTTTAACGGTTGGTTCGGTTTCGGAACGAGCCCGAAGCAGTTTACTCATGAAACGCCTACTTTTCAAGAACTAATCAAACTTCTAACACAGCAGCCGGATGAAATCAAGGGGAGATATAAAGATCGATTGGAAGAACAATTCCCGCCGACTGAAATGGGAATGCACACGATTGAACAAGTATTGACCCGGACCATCTTCCACGAGGGGCTGCATACTGGCGCGATCCTGGCTATAAAAAAAGGATTAAAGCTTCAGCATTAA
- a CDS encoding YjcZ family sporulation protein, with protein MVKGYGYPSNVSPAFAGGYPGGYSGGYPGYGAGFVLVVVLFILLIIIGACYVS; from the coding sequence ATGGTGAAAGGTTACGGTTATCCAAGCAATGTCTCGCCTGCGTTTGCTGGTGGTTATCCTGGAGGTTATTCTGGTGGTTATCCAGGGTACGGCGCCGGATTTGTGCTTGTGGTCGTGTTGTTTATTCTTCTAATCATTATTGGTGCTTGTTACGTTAGTTAG
- a CDS encoding amidohydrolase family protein, with amino-acid sequence MYDSVLTNVRFLEDKNRYSIGMIDGKISVITKENINGIQNYDAEGDFILPAFVEMHTHLDTALTAGDPAFSQSGTLFEGIQIWQERKKLVTEEDVISRATIALRMLIEHGVLHVRAAVDISQPTLDSLKALLKVRESFKDLIDLQIIAFPQDGLISCPENRERLEKALLMGADAASAVPHLETTRENGIASLDYCFSLAKVHQKFVHVFCDEVDDGHSRFIEAVADLTIKYSMEGLVTASHANAMAYYSDAYSQKIFSLINKAKLTIVSCPLISSVTQGRFDSSPKGRGITRVKELHESGVSVCIAHDDIRSPFYPFGNGNILQAAHMASHLAHMTGEKEVLDIIQMITENGAKAFGIASDYGIEEGNSASFITVPADDIMDLFSRQLKSRYVFKNGRLIVSTPPSKSVWYVEQKRNVGD; translated from the coding sequence ATGTATGATTCGGTACTAACCAATGTCCGCTTCTTAGAAGATAAAAACCGCTATTCGATCGGAATGATTGACGGCAAGATCTCTGTGATCACAAAAGAAAATATAAATGGTATCCAGAATTATGATGCAGAGGGAGATTTCATTTTGCCTGCTTTTGTTGAAATGCACACCCATCTGGATACCGCTTTGACAGCAGGCGATCCGGCATTCAGTCAATCAGGAACGTTATTTGAAGGCATCCAGATCTGGCAGGAACGAAAAAAACTGGTGACTGAAGAAGACGTGATTAGCCGAGCGACAATAGCCTTGCGTATGCTCATTGAGCATGGGGTATTGCATGTGAGGGCGGCAGTGGATATTTCCCAGCCAACCTTGGATTCTTTAAAGGCCTTATTAAAGGTACGTGAATCATTTAAAGATCTGATCGACTTGCAAATTATTGCCTTTCCCCAGGATGGCTTGATCAGCTGCCCGGAAAACCGTGAACGATTGGAAAAAGCACTATTGATGGGCGCTGATGCAGCAAGTGCAGTTCCGCATTTGGAGACAACGAGAGAGAACGGGATTGCTTCCCTCGATTATTGCTTTTCTCTTGCCAAAGTTCATCAGAAGTTTGTTCATGTATTTTGCGACGAAGTTGATGACGGACATTCGAGATTTATAGAGGCAGTTGCTGATTTAACAATTAAATACAGCATGGAGGGGTTAGTCACTGCGAGCCACGCAAATGCCATGGCGTATTATTCAGATGCGTATTCGCAAAAGATTTTTTCGCTCATTAACAAAGCTAAGCTGACGATTGTGTCGTGCCCCTTGATTAGTTCAGTTACCCAAGGGAGATTTGATTCTTCGCCAAAAGGCAGAGGGATCACGCGTGTAAAAGAACTTCACGAATCGGGAGTGTCTGTATGTATTGCTCATGACGATATTCGATCCCCGTTTTATCCCTTTGGAAACGGAAATATTCTTCAAGCGGCGCATATGGCTAGCCATTTAGCTCACATGACTGGCGAAAAAGAAGTCCTAGATATTATACAGATGATCACTGAAAACGGTGCAAAAGCTTTTGGCATCGCTTCAGACTATGGAATAGAGGAAGGAAACTCGGCAAGCTTCATCACCGTTCCAGCTGATGATATCATGGATTTATTCAGCCGGCAGCTCAAATCCCGATATGTGTTTAAAAATGGCCGTCTGATCGTTTCTACTCCGCCTTCAAAGTCTGTTTGGTATGTCGAACAAAAGAGAAATGTGGGGGATTGA
- a CDS encoding ABC transporter substrate-binding protein, with translation MKKIKYTGIFISILLLTILSACGGSEGASGEGDGNKAKKATLITNWFAQPEHGGNYAALKKDFYKDEGIDVTVEPGGPKISSTQIVASGKAQFGYSQAEDILIARDKGIPLVVIGAIFQKSPYVFISHEESGVKDFSDLNGKNVFTAPGVGYWEYIKKKYKLEDAKELSYTGQLNTFIDDPKAVTQGYITSEPFALDQQGVKNSTLLIHDSGFQPYGNVIFTTEDTIKDNPELVQAFMNATVKGWDYYKDHSDEINPFLQEKNPDLDVEAMKYGAKAQKELIFGGDAQENGFGYMSEERWTKLRDQLLDLKIIKNEEDVSKAYTTEFLPGKQ, from the coding sequence ATGAAAAAAATAAAGTATACAGGTATCTTTATTTCTATTTTATTACTAACGATCCTCTCGGCTTGCGGCGGCAGTGAAGGAGCTTCCGGAGAGGGAGACGGAAACAAGGCCAAAAAAGCCACCTTGATCACAAACTGGTTTGCCCAGCCTGAGCATGGCGGGAATTATGCTGCGTTGAAAAAGGATTTTTATAAGGATGAAGGAATAGATGTAACAGTTGAACCAGGCGGCCCGAAAATCTCTTCCACACAAATTGTTGCTTCAGGAAAAGCCCAGTTCGGCTATTCACAGGCAGAAGATATTTTAATTGCCAGAGACAAAGGGATTCCTCTCGTAGTTATTGGCGCCATTTTTCAAAAAAGCCCGTATGTGTTTATTTCTCATGAAGAATCTGGAGTGAAAGATTTTTCCGACTTAAATGGGAAAAATGTATTCACAGCTCCAGGAGTTGGTTATTGGGAATACATTAAGAAGAAATACAAACTGGAAGATGCAAAAGAGCTTTCTTACACAGGACAGCTGAATACGTTCATTGATGATCCCAAAGCTGTAACACAGGGCTATATTACAAGTGAACCATTTGCGCTTGATCAGCAAGGAGTGAAAAACAGCACACTGCTGATTCATGATTCTGGTTTCCAGCCTTATGGAAACGTGATCTTCACGACAGAAGATACAATTAAAGATAACCCGGAGTTAGTTCAAGCCTTTATGAACGCGACCGTGAAGGGCTGGGATTATTACAAGGATCATTCAGATGAAATCAATCCATTTCTGCAAGAGAAAAACCCGGATTTGGATGTGGAAGCGATGAAATACGGAGCTAAGGCGCAAAAGGAACTTATATTCGGCGGTGATGCACAAGAGAACGGCTTTGGATATATGAGTGAAGAAAGATGGACAAAGCTGCGTGATCAACTCTTGGATCTTAAAATTATCAAAAACGAAGAAGATGTCTCTAAGGCGTATACGACTGAATTTTTGCCGGGAAAACAATGA
- a CDS encoding ABC transporter permease, with the protein MNQLQSEGAIQKVSSKPMKKNNKQSNAWIPPLVVFLLFILCWQFGPPLLNIKSYLLPTPADIFQASIENWENLKSSAIRTISESVFGFILSVIGGVAGAIVMASSKILERSLYPYAIILQTIPIVAIAPIIVIWFGSGMNAIVIIAFTIGFFPMLSNTLIGLNATDRGMINLLHLYKASKWQIMWKVRIPSALPYIAAGLKISCTLAVVGAIVGEYIAGIGGGEGGLGYAITVASSRLETPYLFACGISASILGIVFFLLVQLFSKWLLGSWHESEMKNEN; encoded by the coding sequence ATGAATCAATTACAATCAGAAGGCGCCATTCAAAAAGTAAGCTCAAAGCCCATGAAAAAAAACAATAAACAATCTAATGCTTGGATTCCGCCGCTTGTTGTCTTTCTTTTATTTATTCTTTGCTGGCAGTTCGGACCTCCGTTGCTTAATATCAAGAGTTACCTGCTTCCAACACCTGCAGATATCTTTCAAGCATCAATAGAAAATTGGGAGAACCTGAAGAGCTCTGCGATACGCACAATTTCTGAATCAGTTTTCGGATTTATATTAAGTGTCATTGGCGGAGTTGCCGGTGCAATCGTCATGGCTTCTTCGAAAATACTAGAACGAAGCCTGTATCCGTATGCCATTATTCTACAGACGATTCCAATCGTAGCCATTGCGCCAATCATCGTGATTTGGTTTGGCTCAGGAATGAATGCAATTGTGATCATTGCTTTTACGATCGGATTTTTTCCGATGCTGTCCAATACTCTGATTGGATTAAACGCAACAGACAGGGGGATGATCAACCTTCTTCATTTGTACAAAGCTTCGAAGTGGCAAATCATGTGGAAAGTACGGATTCCTTCGGCGCTTCCTTATATTGCAGCGGGCTTGAAAATATCATGTACACTTGCAGTTGTTGGAGCCATTGTCGGAGAATATATTGCCGGGATCGGCGGAGGAGAAGGCGGGCTTGGCTATGCAATTACAGTCGCTTCCTCAAGACTGGAGACGCCTTATCTATTTGCGTGCGGAATTTCTGCTTCAATTCTCGGCATTGTTTTCTTTCTTCTAGTCCAGCTCTTTTCAAAATGGCTGCTAGGCTCGTGGCACGAATCGGAAATGAAAAATGAAAATTAA
- a CDS encoding FAD-binding oxidoreductase — protein MWINELNSLLGERKVIVKETTLNRLSKDYYWYSPVLFEALKEKVADCAVAPDTVDELKTVVSFAVKHKIPLTARGAGTGNYGQAIPLHGGIIIDLTKLNQMIEVSETSVKAQAGTKLGILEKELRRQGKELRIFPSTYATATVGGFLCGGSGGIGSIRWGGLWDGNVLGVTVMTIEEKPKLLTIKGEEIQNYIHNYGTTGIVTEAILPIELKQEWGQYIAYFPSFKEAVSFSDKLARDDSIIKRLISVCEWPIPKHFQPLKKYIRDGKSIVMLEVEEEAAGKLKRLAAEFSGDIGFEIPASSYQKGLKLSDFTWNHATLWAHKHGENLTYLQARFTSELIFQQMDRIREAFGYEVQFHFEYIKSKGEVIPSSLPIIQYRSKKRLYEIINFFESIGVAINNPHTYLLGFGGYNLRMEEIMKIKEENDPYHLLNKGKIPLPNKI, from the coding sequence ATGTGGATCAATGAGCTTAACTCATTACTTGGTGAAAGGAAAGTGATTGTAAAAGAGACGACGCTTAATCGCCTATCAAAAGATTATTATTGGTACTCACCTGTATTATTCGAAGCTTTGAAAGAGAAAGTTGCTGATTGCGCTGTAGCTCCGGATACAGTGGATGAGCTGAAAACCGTTGTCTCTTTTGCTGTAAAACATAAAATACCACTGACTGCAAGAGGCGCAGGCACCGGCAATTACGGACAGGCTATTCCATTGCACGGTGGAATCATTATCGATTTAACAAAATTAAATCAAATGATAGAAGTATCAGAGACTAGTGTCAAAGCGCAGGCGGGAACAAAGCTGGGAATCCTGGAAAAAGAGCTTCGCCGGCAAGGCAAGGAGCTGCGCATTTTCCCAAGCACCTATGCAACAGCCACAGTCGGAGGATTTTTATGCGGTGGCTCCGGAGGTATTGGCAGTATTAGATGGGGCGGCCTTTGGGACGGAAATGTCCTTGGTGTGACGGTGATGACGATTGAAGAAAAACCAAAGCTTTTAACGATTAAAGGAGAAGAGATTCAAAATTATATCCATAATTACGGGACAACAGGCATCGTAACTGAAGCCATTTTGCCCATCGAACTGAAACAGGAATGGGGCCAGTATATCGCTTACTTTCCTTCCTTTAAAGAGGCAGTGTCCTTCAGTGATAAGCTGGCACGAGATGATTCCATAATAAAACGCCTTATTTCTGTTTGTGAATGGCCCATTCCGAAGCATTTCCAGCCTCTGAAAAAATATATACGCGATGGAAAGTCGATCGTTATGCTCGAAGTGGAAGAAGAGGCAGCTGGCAAGCTTAAACGATTGGCTGCAGAATTCTCGGGCGACATTGGATTTGAAATACCGGCAAGCAGCTATCAAAAAGGATTGAAGCTTTCCGATTTTACTTGGAATCATGCGACGTTGTGGGCACACAAGCATGGAGAAAATCTCACCTATCTGCAAGCGAGATTTACGTCAGAGCTTATTTTTCAACAAATGGATAGGATTCGGGAAGCGTTTGGATACGAGGTTCAATTCCATTTTGAATATATCAAAAGCAAAGGAGAAGTGATTCCTTCATCTTTGCCGATCATTCAATACCGCTCGAAGAAACGTCTATATGAAATTATTAATTTCTTCGAGTCGATTGGCGTGGCCATCAATAACCCGCATACATATTTACTCGGATTCGGCGGCTATAACCTCAGAATGGAAGAGATTATGAAGATAAAAGAAGAAAATGACCCGTATCATTTGCTCAACAAAGGGAAAATCCCTCTTCCGAACAAAATATAA
- a CDS encoding ABC transporter ATP-binding protein produces MSQQIEETKESNLTSALVELNHVSKIYASGKTAVQNVNLTIKENEFISFVGPSGCGKSTIFKMIAGLIEPTNGSLKIFGEEKGQNTSDIGFVFQDATLLPWRTVLQNVMLPLEFFPINKSEKQEKAYEALELVGLKDYGKSLPRELSGGMRMRVSIARALVAKPKLLLMDEPFGALDEITRQNLQSELLRIWESEKMTVLFITHNVFESVYLSTKVAVMTGSPGKIESVFDVPIPFPREDETRSTHAFSDMVAKVSRHLKSTVR; encoded by the coding sequence ATGAGTCAACAGATCGAGGAAACGAAAGAGAGTAATCTTACATCAGCTTTAGTCGAACTGAACCATGTCTCTAAAATTTATGCTTCCGGAAAAACTGCGGTACAAAACGTAAATTTAACGATTAAAGAAAATGAATTTATATCATTTGTCGGTCCATCTGGCTGTGGAAAATCGACGATCTTTAAAATGATTGCCGGCTTGATCGAACCGACAAACGGATCTCTGAAAATCTTCGGAGAAGAAAAAGGGCAGAATACTTCTGACATTGGCTTTGTCTTTCAGGACGCGACACTTTTGCCATGGCGAACGGTGCTTCAAAATGTCATGCTCCCTCTCGAATTTTTCCCTATAAATAAATCGGAAAAGCAAGAGAAAGCATACGAAGCACTTGAGCTCGTCGGTTTAAAGGATTACGGAAAATCATTGCCAAGGGAGCTGTCCGGCGGTATGCGAATGAGGGTTTCGATTGCCAGGGCCCTTGTAGCCAAGCCGAAACTCCTGTTAATGGACGAGCCATTCGGAGCGTTGGACGAAATCACCCGCCAAAATCTGCAAAGCGAATTGCTGCGCATTTGGGAATCAGAAAAAATGACGGTACTGTTTATCACCCATAATGTGTTTGAATCGGTGTATTTATCAACAAAGGTTGCCGTGATGACAGGAAGTCCGGGGAAGATAGAATCTGTCTTTGATGTACCAATTCCGTTTCCGAGAGAAGATGAAACCCGTTCCACCCATGCCTTTAGTGATATGGTTGCCAAGGTTTCACGCCATTTAAAATCAACTGTGAGGTGA
- a CDS encoding creatininase family protein, with amino-acid sequence MIHSRYQGIAFEKRFLPRLTTMQIKEMPKEDALLVLPIGATEQHGPHLPVYTDTLLGEGLLNLAFTHLENENVWLLPPIPYGKSNEHFGLAGTITLSAATLQAVVMDIAKSVSESGFKKIVLFNSHGGNHDLLNMMAREIRIETGLMVFRLNSTAFDVTSEVISEKEQKFGIHGGEVETSMVLDLKESWVQMKYSTREFPKLDEDSNIYLKGGCYFAWLTKDISESGIAGDASLGTKQKGEQFNEKLGIKIAKVLLEMSHFDLCRINQ; translated from the coding sequence ATGATTCACAGCCGTTACCAAGGGATTGCATTTGAAAAACGATTTCTCCCGCGATTGACAACTATGCAAATAAAAGAAATGCCAAAAGAGGATGCCCTGCTTGTATTGCCAATAGGAGCGACTGAGCAGCATGGCCCTCATTTGCCAGTCTATACAGATACACTTTTAGGCGAGGGTCTGCTCAACCTGGCATTTACTCATTTGGAAAACGAAAATGTTTGGCTGCTTCCTCCAATTCCATACGGCAAAAGCAACGAGCATTTTGGTCTTGCCGGAACAATAACCTTATCAGCAGCAACTCTTCAAGCTGTCGTCATGGATATTGCAAAAAGTGTGAGTGAAAGTGGATTTAAGAAAATTGTGTTGTTTAATTCCCATGGAGGAAATCACGATCTTCTCAATATGATGGCAAGAGAAATCAGAATTGAAACAGGCTTGATGGTTTTCCGACTTAATTCCACCGCATTTGATGTAACATCTGAAGTCATTTCCGAAAAAGAGCAGAAATTTGGTATTCACGGCGGGGAGGTCGAGACATCAATGGTGCTTGATTTGAAGGAAAGCTGGGTTCAAATGAAGTACAGCACCCGGGAATTTCCCAAGCTCGATGAGGATAGCAACATTTACTTAAAGGGCGGATGCTACTTTGCATGGCTTACAAAGGACATATCCGAGTCAGGTATTGCCGGTGATGCAAGCTTAGGTACGAAACAGAAGGGAGAGCAATTCAATGAAAAGCTAGGCATAAAAATTGCGAAAGTTTTGCTCGAAATGAGCCATTTTGACCTTTGCCGTATCAATCAGTAA
- a CDS encoding YrzI family small protein, with translation MTINLFFLTLTIHRRFKSAEEYERELEVQRIYEEMKDKQIRNMNYYNIR, from the coding sequence ATGACAATTAACCTATTTTTTTTAACATTAACGATTCACAGGCGATTTAAAAGTGCCGAAGAGTACGAACGAGAATTGGAAGTTCAACGAATTTATGAGGAAATGAAAGACAAACAAATTCGCAACATGAATTACTACAACATCCGATAA
- a CDS encoding YrhC family protein, whose translation MNAKQLKSLAEDYKQFAFTLLAISAFLYIGSVLPNQELNIEKKNLLLFVDCLFIAASFLCVKRSLHYKKQLEKAEDE comes from the coding sequence TTGAATGCAAAACAACTGAAGTCACTCGCGGAGGATTACAAGCAATTTGCGTTTACTTTGCTTGCGATCAGCGCGTTTTTATATATTGGATCCGTTCTTCCGAATCAGGAATTAAACATAGAGAAAAAAAATCTTTTACTATTTGTTGATTGTTTGTTTATTGCTGCCTCTTTTTTATGCGTAAAGAGATCCTTGCATTATAAGAAACAATTAGAAAAAGCAGAAGATGAATGA